Part of the Woronichinia naegeliana WA131 genome, GAATTATTGCCTGCCATTGTTCGCGATCGCATTTATATTACCCAAGTCGAAGGTACTGAACCGATTCAAGCCGTCATTGAAGCCTCTAAAAATGCCGATTTAACCATTGCGGGAACGAGTCGCACCTGGGGTATTGAAAAGCAAACTTTGGGACGCTATACCGACGAATTAGCTCAGGCTTGTCATTCCTCGTTGCTGATTACGCGACGCTATTCCCGTGTGATTAGTCATATTGCCTCTTTTATCGATGACGTAGCTGTTCGTTAAAACTCATTTGACAAAAATAATCCAAAATTAATGAATCACTTTAGCCCCAAATCCCTCGCCTTTTATGGGACGATGATCGGCTCTGTTCTCGTCTTGTTTAATATTGTTAGTGCCTACGGCGAAGCTAATCTCAAAGCCCCACCGAAAGTCTCTGGTAATTATCAACTAACCAGTTCTGATCTACCGGACTGTCTGCGTTCTGAGAATCTGACCCTGGCGATCGAGCAGTCTGGCCGTTATATCGCCGGAGAATTAAGTCTTCGTCCTCAAACCATCGCCACGCCCGAAAACATCTCCCCTGGGGTTGAATCATCTTCTGAAAAGAAAGGAACAAAAGAAAACATCGTCTTGAGTGGTTTGATGCTATCCCAACCTTTCACCTTATCAGGCAAAACAACCCTTTTAGGCCCTTGTTCAATCGCGGACTCCCCCAAGGAGATTCATCTCCAGCTTCAATTTCAGGACAAAAATCTTTCTGGTCAACTGCACTGGTCTGAGCTTGCCATCAATTTCACGGCTCAAAAACTGGAACCCACCAACGGAGTCTCCAAATAATGACTTGCCCCTCAAGGGGGTGTGCCAATTTTTTAAGTGTCACAATTTCCCGTTTTTTTCCCAAAAGCCCAGTTAATATCTACTTGTGTGTGAGGAGTAAGAGTAATAAGGAAAAGTAGAGAGGGTCGAAACACGGCAAGACTCCTTTAAGCTTTTCCTTTTTTGCTGTCAATTTTTCAATTATCTGCATATTAAAGCTGTTTACCAGCCCCAAGTGCCGCTTGCTCCTTTAAAGGGGCCAACAATATCAGCCGTAATCCATCCCCCATAAAAATCCCCTGGCTGGGCTGTGACTTTCTCGCCATCCACAAGACAAGCATCCATACGGCTCGGATAAAAAGCTACATAATCCTTTAAAACAGCAAAATAGGCATTGGGTTCAGGATAATACCAGGCGGCCTGTTCTACCCTTTTATTGCCTACTTGAATACGGTAATAGTGAGCCATCCCTTTCCATTCGCAATAGGATTGCTGAGATATGGGGCTAAGATACTGCATGGCAATATCAGCAGGCGGGATGTAATAGGCGGGAGGATGACTGGTTTCCAAAACTCTTTGGGTCTGTTGGCTATCCACAATCATGATTTCGTTAAACCAGATCTGTATGCGTTTGGGGCTGGCTTCTACTTTGGGCGGACGAGGATAGTCCCATACGGATTCTTGGCCTGGGAGCGGTTTAATCGGTTGAGGAGAAAACATAAGCATTAAAAATGGAGATGTA contains:
- a CDS encoding DUF427 domain-containing protein, whose product is MFSPQPIKPLPGQESVWDYPRPPKVEASPKRIQIWFNEIMIVDSQQTQRVLETSHPPAYYIPPADIAMQYLSPISQQSYCEWKGMAHYYRIQVGNKRVEQAAWYYPEPNAYFAVLKDYVAFYPSRMDACLVDGEKVTAQPGDFYGGWITADIVGPFKGASGTWGW